Proteins found in one Gordonia sp. PDNC005 genomic segment:
- a CDS encoding YggS family pyridoxal phosphate-dependent enzyme, whose protein sequence is MTDSRRDSLSAALNAAQTRVADATRAAGRTDGDVTLLVVTKFFPASDVVHLLDLGVREVGESREPEASRKLVEVSAARPRISFDADMIGTVQRKKARSVARWARRVHSVDSLDLIDAFGGAAARCIDDGERTSPLGVLLQLSLDGDPSRGGLVEADLAGAADRVASHDALRLDGLMVIAPLGIAADAAMLQAAAVRERFVAGHPEAREFSAGMSGDLEEAIEAGSTCVRVGTAIMGPRPILSL, encoded by the coding sequence GTGACGGATTCCCGACGCGACTCGCTGTCGGCCGCACTGAATGCGGCACAGACCCGCGTGGCGGATGCGACTCGGGCTGCGGGCCGGACCGACGGTGACGTCACATTGCTCGTCGTGACTAAGTTCTTCCCGGCGTCGGACGTTGTGCATCTGCTCGACCTCGGTGTCCGGGAAGTGGGGGAGTCACGTGAGCCGGAGGCGAGTCGCAAGCTCGTCGAAGTGTCCGCGGCTCGTCCCCGCATCTCGTTCGACGCCGACATGATCGGAACGGTGCAACGCAAGAAGGCCCGGTCGGTCGCTCGGTGGGCGCGCCGAGTGCACTCGGTCGACTCGCTGGACTTGATCGACGCCTTCGGTGGCGCCGCGGCTCGCTGCATCGACGACGGCGAACGGACGTCGCCGCTCGGTGTGCTGCTGCAGCTGAGCCTCGACGGCGACCCGTCACGTGGCGGACTCGTCGAGGCAGATCTCGCCGGCGCCGCCGATCGCGTCGCCTCGCATGATGCGTTGCGCTTGGACGGGCTCATGGTCATCGCTCCTCTTGGCATCGCCGCCGATGCGGCAATGCTGCAGGCGGCGGCGGTGCGGGAGCGCTTCGTCGCCGGCCATCCGGAGGCTCGGGAGTTCTCGGCAGGCATGTCCGGCGATCTTGAGGAAGCGATCGAAGCCGGATCGACATGTGTGCGTGTCGGAACCGCGATCATGGGTCCGCGACCGATACTCTCTCTCTAG
- the murC gene encoding UDP-N-acetylmuramate--L-alanine ligase → MTAPSSQLPEQLARVHMVGIGGAGMSGLARILLARGGSVSGSDAKDSRGILALRTRGAQVTVGHDPSALDVLDGGPTVVVTTHAAIPKDNPELVEARKRGIPILYRPQVLALLMQGHRTLLISGTHGKTSTTSMSVVALQHCGSDPSFAVGGELNESGTNAHHGSGGVFVAEADESDGSLLEYTPDIVVVTNIEVDHLDFFGTEQAYVDVFDRFVALIRPGGVLVLCLDDPGSAALGGRTAAALVDRGVAVLGYGAGDHADLAPGVPLVAELLEVTPRGAGSTTAVRLSPPVASTVLERSLDVTLPGRHMALNALGALVACVSTGQSVDAVADGIESFGGVHRRFEFRGREREVDVYDDYAHHPTEVRAVLSAARDVVRHGSGRVIAVFQPHLYSRTAEFAAQFADALSLADEVLVADVYGAREAPQPGVSGLLIADAVTVPAEFVPNMSEIPGAVAARARRGDLVLTIGAGDITMQAAPILSALAQQG, encoded by the coding sequence ATGACCGCGCCGTCGTCGCAGCTGCCGGAGCAGCTCGCCCGAGTACACATGGTCGGAATCGGCGGAGCCGGGATGTCCGGGCTCGCTCGCATCCTGCTCGCCCGGGGCGGAAGTGTCTCCGGATCCGACGCCAAGGACTCCAGAGGGATTCTCGCACTTCGTACCCGTGGAGCTCAGGTCACCGTGGGCCACGATCCGTCCGCGCTGGATGTGCTCGACGGCGGTCCGACTGTTGTCGTGACCACTCACGCCGCCATCCCGAAAGACAATCCGGAGCTCGTGGAGGCTCGCAAACGCGGGATCCCGATCTTGTACCGCCCGCAGGTGCTCGCGCTCTTGATGCAGGGGCATCGCACGCTGTTGATCTCCGGTACTCACGGGAAGACGTCGACCACGTCTATGTCGGTCGTCGCATTGCAGCACTGCGGCAGTGACCCGTCGTTCGCGGTCGGCGGAGAGCTCAACGAGTCGGGCACCAATGCGCACCACGGCAGCGGCGGCGTGTTCGTGGCAGAGGCCGACGAGAGCGACGGTTCACTCCTCGAGTACACCCCCGACATCGTCGTCGTCACGAACATCGAGGTTGATCACCTCGACTTCTTCGGCACCGAACAGGCGTATGTCGACGTCTTCGACAGATTCGTCGCGCTGATTCGTCCCGGTGGAGTCTTGGTGCTCTGCCTCGACGATCCGGGTTCGGCGGCACTCGGCGGACGCACCGCTGCAGCCCTCGTCGATCGTGGAGTCGCCGTTCTCGGATACGGCGCCGGTGATCACGCCGACTTGGCCCCGGGCGTGCCCCTGGTGGCCGAGCTTCTCGAGGTGACTCCCCGAGGCGCGGGCAGCACCACCGCAGTGCGCCTCTCGCCGCCAGTCGCGTCGACTGTGCTCGAGCGTTCCCTCGACGTCACCCTTCCTGGGCGGCACATGGCGCTCAATGCGCTCGGCGCGCTCGTGGCCTGCGTTAGCACGGGGCAGAGCGTCGACGCCGTCGCCGACGGGATCGAGAGCTTCGGCGGCGTGCACCGACGGTTCGAGTTCCGCGGAAGAGAGCGGGAAGTCGACGTCTACGACGACTACGCACACCACCCGACCGAAGTCCGCGCGGTCCTTTCGGCGGCACGCGACGTGGTCCGGCACGGTTCGGGCCGCGTCATCGCGGTGTTCCAGCCGCACCTGTACTCGCGGACGGCCGAGTTCGCCGCCCAGTTCGCCGACGCCCTCAGCCTGGCGGACGAGGTGCTGGTCGCCGACGTCTACGGCGCTCGGGAAGCCCCGCAGCCTGGGGTGAGCGGCCTCCTGATCGCCGACGCGGTCACGGTGCCGGCCGAGTTCGTTCCGAACATGTCCGAGATCCCCGGCGCAGTCGCCGCACGCGCACGGCGCGGTGATCTGGTCCTCACCATCGGGGCCGGAGACATCACGATGCAGGCGGCGCCGATACTGTCGGCGCTGGCACAGCAGGGATGA
- the pgeF gene encoding peptidoglycan editing factor PgeF: MAYTVRRAVTTRAGGVSQSPYDSFNLGDHVGDDPGAVAENRSRLARDLGVGPDRVVWMEQVHSRTVTVVDGPVAEPVPVTDALVTSRTDLALAVLTADCVPILLSDDEAGVIAAVHAGRVGARIGIVPVVLEAMFDLGARADRIGAFLGPAAGGDRYEVPSAMQADVEKHLPGSACRTSKGTAGLDLRAGIRRQLLEAGVGGVAVDPRCTIDDLSLFSHRRGAPTGRIASVVWMDSSATRETE; encoded by the coding sequence GTGGCGTACACGGTCCGTCGTGCCGTGACGACCCGGGCCGGTGGGGTCTCGCAGTCGCCGTACGACTCGTTCAATCTGGGCGACCATGTGGGCGATGATCCTGGCGCCGTCGCCGAGAACAGGTCACGTCTGGCTCGGGATCTGGGCGTAGGCCCCGATCGTGTGGTCTGGATGGAGCAGGTTCACAGCCGCACCGTGACCGTCGTCGACGGTCCGGTCGCCGAACCGGTTCCGGTGACCGATGCACTCGTCACGTCGCGCACCGACCTCGCACTCGCCGTCTTGACCGCGGACTGCGTCCCGATCCTGCTCAGCGACGACGAGGCCGGCGTGATCGCCGCCGTCCACGCCGGCCGCGTCGGTGCGCGGATCGGCATCGTGCCGGTCGTCCTGGAGGCGATGTTCGACCTCGGGGCGCGAGCCGACCGAATCGGCGCGTTCCTCGGGCCGGCCGCCGGCGGTGACCGCTACGAGGTGCCCAGTGCGATGCAGGCCGATGTGGAGAAGCATCTTCCCGGCAGCGCATGCCGCACGAGCAAGGGCACGGCGGGACTCGATCTGCGCGCAGGCATCCGTCGGCAGTTGCTCGAGGCCGGTGTCGGGGGAGTGGCCGTCGACCCGCGATGCACGATCGACGATCTGTCGCTGTTCAGCCACCGGCGCGGAGCGCCGACGGGGCGCATCGCGTCGGTCGTCTGGATGGACTCCTCTGCCACGCGGGAGACCGAGTGA
- a CDS encoding DivIVA domain-containing protein produces MRLTPADVHNVAFSKPPIGKRGYNEDEVDQFLDFAEAELARLIDENNDLKQRVSELETELAEARAKGGSDRTQAFAAPAPAPAPEPAPVAAAPVANDEEAHGRAARVLALAQDTADRVTGSARAEADGLLNDARQRSEFMVNEAQSNADATLADARQRSEALLADAQTRAEAQVRQAQERADFLQRDAEQKHTEIMSTINQQRGVLEGRIEQLKTFEREYRTRLKTYLESQLEELQQRGSAAPADSSQAPQGFDGGYPQN; encoded by the coding sequence ATGCGGCTGACACCGGCTGATGTGCACAACGTGGCGTTCAGCAAACCGCCGATCGGTAAGCGTGGCTACAACGAGGACGAGGTCGACCAGTTCCTCGACTTCGCCGAGGCAGAGCTTGCACGGTTGATCGACGAGAACAACGATCTCAAGCAGCGCGTCTCCGAACTCGAGACCGAACTCGCCGAGGCCCGCGCCAAGGGCGGCTCGGACCGCACTCAGGCGTTTGCAGCACCTGCGCCTGCTCCGGCCCCCGAACCCGCGCCTGTCGCTGCTGCGCCGGTTGCCAACGATGAAGAGGCGCACGGCCGCGCTGCACGCGTTCTCGCCCTCGCGCAGGACACTGCCGACCGCGTGACGGGCTCGGCGCGTGCCGAGGCCGACGGACTGTTGAACGACGCGCGTCAGCGCAGCGAGTTCATGGTCAACGAAGCGCAGAGCAATGCCGACGCGACGCTCGCCGATGCGCGTCAGCGCAGCGAGGCGCTTCTGGCCGATGCGCAGACCCGCGCCGAGGCTCAGGTCCGCCAGGCTCAAGAGCGCGCAGACTTCCTGCAGCGCGACGCCGAGCAGAAGCACACCGAGATCATGTCGACGATCAACCAGCAGCGTGGTGTGCTGGAGGGTCGCATCGAGCAGCTCAAGACCTTCGAGCGTGAGTACCGTACGCGCCTGAAGACCTACCTGGAGTCGCAGCTGGAAGAGCTGCAGCAGCGGGGCAGTGCGGCGCCTGCCGACTCGAGTCAGGCCCCGCAGGGCTTCGACGGCGGCTACCCGCAGAACTAG
- a CDS encoding YggT family protein has product MTSFLWILYFALFVYTLLLLGRLVVEMVQSFARRWRPKGPSVVIIEIVFMLTDPPVKLLRRLIPPLNLGAVRLDLSLLIILILVSIGMQVTQHFAVASGL; this is encoded by the coding sequence GTGACATCGTTTCTGTGGATCCTCTATTTCGCGCTGTTCGTCTACACGCTGCTCCTGCTCGGCAGGCTCGTGGTGGAGATGGTGCAGTCGTTCGCGCGTCGGTGGCGACCAAAGGGCCCGTCGGTGGTGATCATCGAGATCGTGTTCATGCTGACCGATCCGCCCGTGAAGCTTCTGCGCCGACTGATCCCACCGCTCAACTTGGGTGCGGTGCGCCTCGATCTCTCACTTCTGATCATCCTGATCCTGGTCTCGATCGGCATGCAGGTGACTCAACATTTCGCGGTGGCATCGGGTCTCTGA
- the sepF gene encoding cell division protein SepF, translating into MTTMQKFKAYFGMVPPNEYDDDYFDGPSDGEPSARERTYMEKYRSNSLREEPFYEDDDYRASEFRGEYREAGYREAEYADAGLREPVMHDGGRFEGSRGYAPRSERPYVAARRVEAPRRLADEAPLRSRLEPLERSSGLQVRGANAIAPEPRMEVDAVADTSAKITTLRPADYSEARTIGERYRDGNPVIIDLADMSNDDAKRLVDFAAGLAFAVRGSLEKVATKVFLLSPAGIDVSPEQRRRIAETGFSNQS; encoded by the coding sequence ATGACGACGATGCAGAAGTTCAAGGCATATTTCGGCATGGTGCCTCCGAACGAGTACGACGACGACTACTTCGACGGACCGTCCGACGGCGAGCCCAGTGCTCGTGAGCGGACGTACATGGAGAAGTACCGTTCGAACTCGCTGCGCGAGGAACCCTTCTACGAAGACGACGACTACCGCGCGTCGGAGTTCCGAGGCGAGTATCGCGAAGCGGGCTATCGCGAAGCCGAGTACGCCGACGCCGGGCTGCGTGAACCCGTGATGCACGACGGCGGCCGCTTTGAGGGCTCGCGCGGGTACGCCCCGCGATCGGAGCGTCCGTATGTCGCGGCACGCCGCGTGGAGGCTCCGCGCCGCCTCGCCGACGAGGCTCCGCTCCGTTCGCGTCTCGAGCCTCTCGAGCGGTCGTCTGGTCTGCAGGTGCGCGGCGCCAACGCCATCGCGCCGGAACCCCGCATGGAGGTCGACGCGGTCGCCGACACCTCGGCCAAGATCACGACGCTGCGTCCCGCCGACTACTCGGAGGCGCGGACCATCGGTGAGCGCTACCGTGACGGCAACCCGGTCATCATCGACCTCGCCGACATGAGCAACGACGACGCCAAGCGACTGGTCGACTTCGCTGCGGGACTCGCCTTCGCGGTCCGCGGTTCGCTCGAGAAGGTCGCCACCAAGGTGTTCCTGCTCTCGCCCGCAGGCATCGACGTGAGCCCCGAGCAACGGCGACGGATCGCGGAGACCGGTTTCTCCAACCAGTCCTGA
- the ftsW gene encoding putative lipid II flippase FtsW, translating into MSSFDVRAVIGTVRQGVGNLVGRPLTSFHMVLSLTVILTVLGLLMVLSASSVDGYSKDGSAYGMFTTQAMFVALGFVGFYLAMRVSPAVLQRMSFPLVLVALFLLIMVMIPGVGVQGGGAKRWIEIGGLTLQPSEVAKVALCLWGASILAHKRPGGTFSKELLLPLLPVAAVMAFLVAIQPNQSTMMILVMIVGVLLVFAGLPGRVVASFAFFGAIGFVAFAFVEEYRAARVFSFLGGAQDVLGGGYQANQAKFALADGGIFGKGLGQGTAKWNYLPNAHNDFIFAIIGEELGLIGALSVVTLYVLLGWVGMRIARRSADPFLRLLSVTITVLFLAQAFINIGYVIGLLPVTGIQLPILSYGGTSALTMLAMLGLLANAARHEPAAVTALTRPKPKGLARLLRLPVPQAYKPPRAAVNRSRRERRRPVPTADRRRPAPVRSSRVRRPATGSGSTSVRSGEIHYPGSQPGAFRREQPRLPRSAGARAERSQRSGADMSSRARPTRRNEGETRRR; encoded by the coding sequence ATGTCCTCGTTCGACGTCCGCGCCGTGATCGGCACCGTGCGGCAGGGCGTCGGCAATCTTGTCGGACGACCGTTGACGTCGTTCCACATGGTCTTGTCGCTGACGGTGATCCTGACGGTCCTCGGTCTGCTGATGGTGCTGTCCGCGTCCTCGGTCGACGGGTACTCGAAGGACGGCTCCGCCTACGGGATGTTCACGACGCAGGCGATGTTCGTCGCTCTCGGTTTTGTGGGCTTCTACCTGGCGATGCGAGTGTCGCCGGCCGTCCTGCAGCGAATGTCGTTCCCGCTGGTCCTCGTCGCGTTGTTCCTGCTGATCATGGTGATGATCCCCGGAGTCGGCGTGCAGGGCGGTGGAGCCAAGCGATGGATCGAGATCGGTGGGCTCACGCTGCAACCGTCCGAGGTCGCGAAGGTCGCGCTGTGTCTGTGGGGCGCGAGCATTCTGGCCCACAAGCGGCCCGGAGGGACCTTCAGCAAGGAACTCCTCCTCCCGCTCCTGCCGGTGGCGGCGGTGATGGCGTTCCTCGTGGCGATTCAGCCGAACCAGTCGACGATGATGATCCTCGTCATGATCGTGGGTGTGCTGCTCGTCTTCGCTGGGCTGCCGGGTCGGGTCGTCGCATCGTTCGCGTTCTTCGGCGCCATCGGGTTCGTCGCCTTCGCGTTTGTCGAGGAGTACCGCGCGGCCCGAGTGTTCAGCTTCCTCGGCGGAGCCCAGGATGTCCTCGGCGGCGGCTACCAGGCGAATCAAGCCAAGTTCGCCCTCGCCGACGGCGGGATCTTCGGCAAGGGGCTCGGGCAGGGAACCGCGAAGTGGAACTACCTGCCGAACGCGCACAACGACTTCATCTTCGCGATCATCGGCGAAGAGCTCGGGCTGATCGGCGCTCTCAGCGTCGTCACCCTGTACGTCTTGCTCGGCTGGGTGGGAATGCGGATCGCGCGCCGTTCGGCGGACCCTTTCCTCCGACTGCTCTCGGTGACGATCACCGTGCTGTTCCTCGCGCAGGCCTTCATCAACATCGGCTACGTGATCGGTCTGCTGCCGGTCACCGGTATCCAGTTGCCGATCCTCTCGTACGGCGGCACATCGGCGTTGACGATGCTCGCGATGCTCGGGTTGCTCGCGAACGCCGCGCGCCACGAACCTGCAGCCGTCACCGCACTGACTCGGCCGAAGCCGAAGGGCCTTGCGCGTCTGTTGCGCCTGCCGGTTCCGCAGGCCTACAAGCCGCCGCGTGCCGCGGTCAACCGGAGTCGCCGGGAGCGTCGTCGTCCGGTGCCGACGGCTGATAGACGCCGTCCGGCGCCTGTCCGCTCGTCCCGCGTCCGGCGTCCCGCGACGGGCAGCGGGTCGACGTCTGTCCGCTCCGGTGAGATCCACTATCCTGGCAGCCAGCCGGGAGCGTTCCGACGTGAGCAGCCGCGCCTACCTCGGTCGGCGGGCGCCCGAGCAGAACGATCACAACGCAGCGGCGCAGACATGTCGTCGCGAGCACGGCCGACAAGGCGGAACGAAGGGGAGACCAGGCGCCGGTGA
- the ftsZ gene encoding cell division protein FtsZ codes for MTPPHNYLAVIKVVGIGGGGVNAVNRMIEQGLKGVEFIAINTDAQALLISDADVKLDIGRDSTRGLGAGANPEVGRAAAEDARDEIEELLKGADMVFVTAGEGGGTGTGGAPVVASISRKLGALTVGVVTRPFSFEGKRRGGQADAGITALRESCDTLIVIPNDRLLQLGDSNLSLMDAFRSADEVLLNGVQGITDLITTPGLINVDFADVKGVMSDAGSALMGIGAARGDGRASKAAQAAINSPLLEASMEGARGVLISIAGGSDLGLFEINDAASQVQEAAHEEANIIFGTVIDDNLGDEVRVTVIAAGFDGGTPRKKVDAPLASNNRNQVAPASSGEVSTPAAKDPLFGSEREKPGNPFGDPAPRRNSLRFDDDDVDVPDFMK; via the coding sequence ATGACGCCACCCCACAACTACCTGGCTGTCATCAAGGTCGTCGGCATCGGCGGCGGTGGTGTCAATGCCGTCAACCGGATGATCGAGCAGGGCCTCAAGGGTGTCGAGTTCATCGCCATCAACACCGATGCCCAGGCGCTCCTGATCTCAGACGCCGACGTGAAGCTCGACATCGGCCGTGACTCGACACGAGGCCTTGGCGCAGGAGCGAACCCAGAGGTCGGCCGCGCGGCCGCAGAGGATGCGCGCGACGAGATCGAAGAACTGCTCAAGGGTGCCGACATGGTGTTCGTGACTGCGGGCGAGGGAGGCGGCACCGGCACCGGCGGCGCACCGGTCGTCGCGTCGATCTCCCGCAAGCTCGGTGCACTCACCGTCGGTGTGGTCACACGCCCGTTCTCGTTCGAGGGCAAGCGCCGCGGCGGTCAGGCCGATGCGGGGATCACGGCTCTGCGCGAGTCGTGCGACACGTTGATCGTGATCCCGAACGATCGCCTGCTGCAGCTCGGCGACTCCAACCTCTCGCTGATGGACGCGTTCCGCAGCGCCGACGAGGTGCTCCTCAACGGTGTCCAGGGCATCACGGACCTGATCACCACGCCGGGTCTGATCAATGTCGACTTCGCCGACGTCAAGGGCGTCATGAGTGATGCGGGCAGCGCACTCATGGGAATCGGCGCCGCGCGGGGAGACGGCCGCGCGAGCAAGGCGGCGCAGGCCGCGATCAACTCGCCACTGCTCGAAGCGTCGATGGAGGGCGCCCGCGGTGTGCTCATCTCGATCGCCGGCGGCAGTGATCTCGGCCTGTTCGAGATCAACGACGCCGCGTCGCAGGTCCAGGAGGCCGCGCACGAAGAGGCGAACATCATCTTCGGCACCGTGATCGACGACAACCTCGGTGACGAGGTGCGGGTGACGGTGATAGCGGCGGGTTTCGACGGCGGAACCCCCCGCAAGAAGGTCGACGCACCTCTCGCGTCGAACAACCGGAACCAGGTTGCGCCGGCGAGTTCCGGCGAGGTCTCGACTCCGGCGGCGAAGGATCCGCTGTTCGGCAGCGAGCGGGAGAAGCCGGGCAACCCCTTCGGCGACCCGGCGCCGCGCCGCAACTCGTTGCGCTTCGACGACGATGACGTCGACGTTCCCGACTTCATGAAGTGA
- the murG gene encoding undecaprenyldiphospho-muramoylpentapeptide beta-N-acetylglucosaminyltransferase has product MSKNRETGRPLSVVVAGGGTAGHIEPALAVADAVRQLDPTARITALGTTRGLETTIVPDRGYDLRLIPPVPLPRKPGLELAKTPWRVLRSVRATRKVFAEVDADVVVGFGGYVALPAYLAARSTFRRASRLPVVIHEANASAGVANKVGAKVADRVLAAVPDCGLAGAEVVGIPVRGAITGLDRAAVRAQARQFFGLDADAPTLLVFGGSQGAQRLNEAVAPAAGALGDAGVGVLHAYGPKNSISPVSPEGAPAYVGISYLNRMDLAYAAADLVMCRSGAMTVAEISAAGLPAVYVPLPHGNGEQRLNALPVEQVGGCLIVDNNDVTPEWVAEQVPALITDAERLAAMGAAAASVGHRDAAVAVATAALELATERRTR; this is encoded by the coding sequence GTGAGCAAGAACAGAGAGACCGGCAGGCCGCTGTCCGTCGTGGTGGCAGGTGGCGGGACCGCGGGGCACATCGAGCCCGCGCTCGCTGTCGCCGATGCCGTCCGCCAGCTCGACCCGACGGCGCGGATCACTGCACTCGGCACCACCCGGGGTCTGGAGACGACCATCGTCCCGGACCGCGGGTACGACTTGAGACTGATCCCGCCGGTGCCGTTGCCCCGCAAGCCCGGTCTGGAACTGGCCAAGACGCCGTGGCGAGTACTGCGTTCGGTTCGCGCGACGCGCAAGGTGTTCGCCGAGGTGGACGCCGATGTGGTAGTCGGGTTCGGCGGATACGTCGCACTGCCGGCTTACCTCGCGGCCCGGTCGACGTTCCGCCGGGCGTCTCGACTGCCAGTGGTGATCCATGAGGCCAATGCGAGTGCGGGCGTCGCCAACAAAGTGGGCGCCAAGGTCGCCGACCGTGTCCTCGCGGCCGTCCCCGACTGCGGGCTCGCAGGCGCAGAGGTCGTCGGAATCCCCGTCCGCGGAGCCATCACCGGCCTCGACCGGGCCGCGGTTCGTGCGCAGGCCCGTCAGTTCTTCGGTCTTGACGCCGATGCACCCACCCTCCTCGTGTTCGGTGGCTCGCAGGGTGCACAACGGCTCAACGAGGCCGTCGCCCCCGCTGCTGGAGCGCTCGGCGACGCCGGGGTCGGAGTTCTCCACGCATACGGACCCAAGAACTCGATCAGCCCGGTCTCGCCCGAAGGAGCTCCGGCCTACGTCGGGATCAGCTACCTGAACCGGATGGACCTCGCCTATGCGGCGGCCGACCTCGTGATGTGCCGTTCGGGCGCGATGACCGTCGCCGAGATCTCGGCGGCCGGGCTCCCCGCGGTGTACGTCCCTCTGCCGCACGGCAACGGTGAACAGAGGCTCAACGCCCTCCCCGTGGAGCAGGTCGGCGGATGCCTGATCGTCGACAACAACGACGTCACGCCCGAATGGGTCGCTGAGCAGGTGCCCGCATTGATCACGGACGCGGAACGGCTGGCCGCGATGGGTGCCGCCGCGGCGTCAGTCGGTCACCGCGACGCGGCCGTCGCCGTCGCCACCGCAGCACTGGAACTCGCGACCGAGAGAAGAACCCGATGA
- a CDS encoding FtsQ-type POTRA domain-containing protein — protein sequence MTDGDERRRRRRDRAARDSGRRPSKLSVILVLAGVLGLVGGAVAVAYYSPLMSVRSVDVVGTQSVDRNEVLRLAAAPQGVPLLQVDTGAIADRIAVLPAVEEVRVERSYPSTLTIDVTERTPVATLEWEGKIGVMDRLGMVYLTFADRASVPKAFGRLPILAVPNPGSKDPATLAALTVAQELPEWLRSRTTTIEASSPADITLVMASKRRVIWGDAERTDDKAEALQSALKVKGDTYNVSSPEFPAVN from the coding sequence ATGACCGACGGCGACGAGCGTCGTCGACGCCGACGCGACCGCGCCGCCCGAGACAGCGGTCGGCGGCCGAGCAAGTTGTCGGTGATCCTGGTGCTGGCAGGAGTCCTGGGACTGGTCGGGGGAGCGGTGGCCGTCGCCTACTATTCGCCGTTGATGTCCGTTCGATCGGTGGACGTGGTCGGGACGCAGTCCGTCGACCGCAACGAGGTGCTGCGCCTCGCGGCCGCGCCGCAGGGGGTGCCGCTTCTTCAAGTTGACACGGGTGCGATCGCTGATCGGATCGCGGTGTTGCCCGCTGTCGAAGAGGTCCGAGTGGAGCGGAGCTATCCGTCCACGCTGACCATCGACGTCACCGAGCGGACGCCGGTCGCCACTCTCGAGTGGGAGGGCAAGATCGGCGTGATGGATCGGCTGGGAATGGTCTATCTGACGTTCGCTGACCGGGCCTCGGTGCCGAAGGCGTTCGGGCGACTGCCGATTCTTGCGGTTCCGAACCCCGGATCGAAGGATCCGGCGACTTTGGCGGCCCTGACGGTCGCGCAGGAGTTGCCGGAGTGGCTCCGATCACGGACGACGACGATCGAAGCGTCGTCGCCGGCCGACATCACTCTGGTCATGGCGTCGAAACGTCGTGTGATCTGGGGTGATGCAGAGCGGACCGACGACAAAGCGGAAGCTCTGCAGAGTGCGCTGAAGGTGAAGGGGGACACCTACAACGTGTCGAGTCCGGAATTCCCAGCGGTGAACTGA